One part of the Gossypium raimondii isolate GPD5lz chromosome 1, ASM2569854v1, whole genome shotgun sequence genome encodes these proteins:
- the LOC128034058 gene encoding uncharacterized protein LOC128034058, whose amino-acid sequence MGIRAAIERKIKVLKVYGDSALVIYQLKGEWETRDPKLISYKELVLELIDEFDDITFCYLPRYENQMADVLATLASIINVNNIEDEGKADHPWYQSILQYVKNQKYPDQATENDKRTLRRIAIEYVLDGEVLYKRGKDQVLLRCVDAMEARKILEEVHEGICGTHANAYRTSVKSSTRATPFSLVYGMEAVLPIEVEIPSLRILAELKLDEAE is encoded by the exons ATGGGTATTCGTGCGGCCATTGAACGTAAAATCAAAGTGCTAAAAGTGTATGGAGATtccgcattggtgatataccaactcaaaggagaATGGGAAACCAGAGACCCTAAGTTGATCAGTTATAAAGAGCTGGTTCTTGAATTGATTgacgagtttgatgacatcactttctgttatctcccacgatATGAAAACCAGATGGCTGACGTACTGGCTACTCTAGCCTCGATAATTAATGTGAACAA TATTGAAGATGAGGGAAAAGCTGATCACCCTTGGTATCAAAGTATACTACAGTATGTGAAGAATCAAAAATACCCTGATCAAGCGACAGAAAATGACAAGAGAACACTCAGAAGAATAGCCATTGagtatgtcttagatggggaagtGTTGTACAAAAGAGGGAAAGATCAAGTGCTGTTAAGATGTGTAGATGCCATGGAGGCTAGAAAGATcctagaagaagtccatgagggcatTTGCGGAACCCATGCAAATG CTTACCGAACATCTGTTAAGAGCTCTACTAGGGCAACACCCTTTTCTCTAGTTTATGGGATGGAAGccgttttacccattgaagtggAGATTCCTTCTCTTCGGATATTAGCTGAATTGaaattggatgaagcagaatag
- the LOC105785842 gene encoding probable pectate lyase 5, giving the protein MAIPLSLFLLVFSFLAPSIFSASPVQDPEQVVRQVNESIRNATAARRKLGFLSCGTGNPIDDCWRCDPNWAKNRKRLADCGIGFGKRAIGGRNGKFYVVTDPSDRDPVNPKPGTLRHAVIQDKPLWIIFARDMVIKLKAELLMNSFKTIDGRGVSVHIAGGPCITIQYATNIIIHGINIHDCKRGGNLYVRDSPTHYGWRTTSDGDGVSIFGSSHVWVDHCSLSNCNDGLIDAIHGSTAITISNNYMTHHDKVMLLGHSDSYTQDKNMQVTIAFNHFGEGLVQRMPRCRHGYFHVVNNDYTHWIMYAIGGSANPTINSQGNRFLAPDKMNNKEVTKRENTPRKKWKKWNWRSRGDLMLNGAFFTPSGTGALSSYAKASSLSARPSSLVSSVTAGAGALVCRKGRRC; this is encoded by the exons ATGGCAATCCCATTGTCCCTCTTTCTACTGGTATTTTCTTTCTTGGCTCCCTCCATTTTCTCGGCCTCTCCAGTTCAAGACCCTGAGCAAGTTGTTCGACAAGTCAATGA AAGCATAAGGAATGCTACGGCAGCTAGGAGGAAGCTGGGATTTCTCTCATGTGGAACCGGGAACCCCATTGACGACTGCTGGCGGTGCGACCCTAATTGGGCAAAGAACCGTAAGAGGCTAGCCGACTGTGGCATTGGATTCGGTAAGCGTGCCATTGGTGGCCGGAACGGAAAATTTTATGTTGTGACGGACCCCAGTGACCGTGATCCAGTGAATCCCAAACCCGGTACTCTTAGGCATGCAGTTATCCAAGATAAACCTTTGTGGATCATATTTGCTCGTGACATGGTGATCAAACTGAAGGCTGAATTGCTGATGAACTCGTTCAAGACGATCGACGGCCGAGGTGTCAGCGTCCACATCGCCGGTGGGCCATGCATTACTATACAGTACGCGACCAACATTATAATTCATGGGATTAACATACATGATTGCAAGAGGGGAGGGAATCTTTACGTGAGGGATTCTCCTACGCATTATGGGTGGAGGACTACATCGGACGGTGACGGGGTATCGATATTTGGGAGCAGCCACGTTTGGGTGGACCATTGCTCCTTGTCTAATTGCAATGACGGGCTTATCGATGCCATCCACGGATCCACCGCCATCACCATTTCTAACAATTACATGACACATCATGATAAAGTCATGCTCCTAGGTCACAGTGACTCTTACACCCAAGACAAGAACATGCAAGTCACCATTGCCTTCAACCATTTTGGAGAAGGGCTTGTGCAGAGAATGCCTag ATGCAGGCATGGATATTTTCACGTGGTGAACAATGATTACACGCATTGGATAATGTATGCAATCGGTGGCAGTGCAAATCCGACGATCAACAGCCAGGGGAACAGATTTCTTGCACCAGATAAAATGAATAACAAAGag GTGACTAAACGAGAGAATACGCCGCggaaaaaatggaagaaatggAATTGGAGGTCAAGAGGGGATTTGATGTTAAATGGAGCATTCTTCACACCTTCCGGCACCGGAGCCTTGTCGAGTTATGCGAAGGCGTCGAGCCTGAGTGCAAGACCGTCTTCGCTTGTCAGCTCAGTCACAGCAGGGGCGGGTGCACTGGTTTGCAGGAAGGGCAGACGTTGCTAG